From Arcticibacter tournemirensis, one genomic window encodes:
- a CDS encoding DUF2157 domain-containing protein — protein MKLQSITRDVIHTISRYSNWKPAGIEQSFREHKIYSDRSMWLRFIDVCLLCLGVVFTVAGIIFFFAYNWQDMHKFLKLGLIQGLLIAAIALVVFSRFDVFVKNCILCGASFLTGALFSVYGQIYQTGANAYDFFLGWTVFITLWAVVSRFAPLWLLLISLVDVTIMLYANQVARGWSAPLLFCILFVVNTGCLIGFMRFERLNTPRWFLKILAISAVCWSTISIVAGIGTQYSLVWWISLAIVTVMYAAGIVYSFKSRTIFYLLIIPLSVIIIVSALLVETGDQHLTSMLLIVSAFIVSSITVLITQLIRLNKTWNGE, from the coding sequence ATGAAGCTTCAGTCAATTACACGAGACGTTATTCATACCATCAGTCGCTATAGTAACTGGAAGCCCGCCGGTATAGAGCAGAGCTTTCGGGAGCATAAGATCTATTCGGACAGGTCTATGTGGCTGAGGTTTATCGATGTTTGCCTGCTGTGTCTTGGTGTTGTTTTTACGGTGGCGGGTATCATTTTCTTCTTTGCTTATAACTGGCAGGACATGCATAAGTTCCTTAAGCTTGGTCTGATACAAGGGCTTCTGATCGCGGCGATTGCCCTGGTTGTGTTCTCGAGGTTTGATGTCTTTGTTAAAAACTGTATCCTTTGCGGCGCTTCCTTTCTTACCGGTGCACTGTTTTCGGTATATGGACAGATTTATCAAACGGGCGCCAATGCCTACGATTTCTTCCTGGGCTGGACGGTCTTTATCACACTATGGGCTGTGGTTTCACGCTTCGCGCCCTTATGGCTTTTGCTGATCTCGCTGGTTGACGTTACGATCATGCTATACGCTAACCAGGTTGCGCGGGGCTGGTCGGCGCCCCTGCTGTTCTGTATCCTTTTCGTGGTCAACACCGGCTGCCTGATTGGGTTTATGCGCTTTGAACGTCTCAATACACCCCGGTGGTTTCTTAAGATACTTGCTATCAGCGCCGTTTGCTGGAGCACCATCAGCATTGTTGCCGGCATTGGTACGCAGTATAGCCTGGTCTGGTGGATCTCTCTTGCTATTGTTACTGTTATGTATGCTGCAGGCATTGTATATAGCTTCAAATCAAGAACGATATTTTACCTGCTGATCATTCCTCTGAGTGTTATCATTATCGTTTCTGCTCTCCTTGTTGAAACAGGAGACCAGCATTTAACCTCAATGTTGTTGATTGTGAGCGCTTTTATTGTAAGCAGTATTACCGTTTTAATTACCCAGCTGATAAGGCTTAACAAGACATGGAATGGAGAATAA
- a CDS encoding STAS domain-containing protein yields the protein MKFAIDKHEKYVLFKLNETKLNSLVSPQLKSELILINTEGKRNVILDLSSVKYSDSSGLSSLLVGHRLCKNSEGCFVLTGISENLERLITISQLESVLNITPTVEEAIDFIFMEEVERDLKKEAE from the coding sequence ATGAAATTTGCTATTGATAAACACGAAAAATATGTGCTGTTCAAATTGAACGAAACGAAGCTTAACAGCCTTGTCTCTCCTCAATTGAAATCTGAATTGATATTAATTAACACCGAAGGAAAGCGTAATGTTATTCTCGACCTCTCGTCGGTAAAATATTCTGATTCGTCAGGTTTGAGCAGTTTGCTTGTGGGACATCGTTTATGCAAAAATTCAGAAGGGTGTTTCGTATTAACCGGAATCAGCGAAAATCTAGAAAGATTAATAACCATATCTCAGCTCGAAAGCGTTCTGAATATAACTCCAACAGTAGAAGAGGCCATTGATTTTATATTTATGGAAGAAGTAGAACGGGATTTAAAAAAAGAGGCAGAATAA
- a CDS encoding phosphoribosylaminoimidazolesuccinocarboxamide synthase, with product MNALKETHFKFPGQTSFYKGKVRDVYTIADEYLVMVVSDRISAFDVVLPEAIPYKGQVLNQIAAKFLHATEDIVPNWVIDVPDPSVTIGKICEPFKVEMVIRGYLAGHAWREYSAGRRELCGVSMPEGLKENDKLPEPIITPTTKAAVGHDEDISREGILSRNIVSEEDYIKLEEYTRQLYLRGTEIAAERGLILVDTKYEFGKSDGKIYLIDEIHTPDSSRYFYLDSYEDLQQKGEPQRQLSKEFVRRWLIENGFQGKDGQQVPVMSPELIQSISDRYIELYEHITGEPFRKTELDDVQARVENNILKSISRLS from the coding sequence ATGAACGCACTTAAGGAAACACATTTTAAATTTCCGGGACAGACTAGTTTTTATAAAGGTAAAGTCCGCGATGTATATACCATTGCAGACGAGTATCTTGTAATGGTAGTAAGCGACAGGATATCGGCATTTGATGTGGTTTTGCCTGAGGCGATTCCATATAAAGGACAAGTACTTAATCAGATAGCTGCAAAATTTCTGCATGCCACAGAGGACATCGTTCCCAACTGGGTAATCGATGTGCCGGATCCAAGTGTTACCATCGGAAAGATCTGTGAACCGTTTAAAGTCGAAATGGTGATCAGAGGCTATCTTGCCGGTCACGCCTGGAGGGAGTACAGCGCAGGTCGACGAGAGCTATGCGGTGTATCAATGCCCGAAGGATTAAAAGAAAACGACAAGCTTCCCGAGCCGATCATTACTCCGACCACTAAAGCAGCAGTTGGCCATGACGAAGATATTTCGAGAGAAGGAATTCTTTCCAGGAACATCGTGTCTGAAGAGGATTATATCAAATTAGAAGAGTATACCCGGCAGTTGTACTTAAGAGGTACGGAGATAGCTGCAGAAAGGGGACTTATTTTGGTAGATACCAAATACGAGTTCGGTAAATCAGACGGAAAGATCTACCTGATAGATGAAATACACACGCCCGACTCATCACGTTATTTTTATCTCGACAGCTACGAAGATCTGCAGCAAAAAGGAGAACCACAACGTCAGTTATCCAAAGAATTCGTAAGGAGATGGCTTATAGAGAACGGTTTCCAGGGAAAAGACGGGCAGCAGGTGCCGGTTATGTCGCCGGAGCTGATACAGTCTATTTCCGACCGTTATATCGAACTATACGAACATATCACCGGGGAGCCTTTCAGAAAAACAGAATTAGACGACGTTCAGGCAAGAGTAGAAAATAATATTCTCAAAAGCATTAGTCGTTTAAGTTGA
- a CDS encoding PhoH family protein, with protein MNELKIDLESINPVVLWGPNNEYFELIKRQFPKIKIVARGTEVKVLGDETELGLFKQRFDKIIDHIEKFHSFSSNELESLLGARITAPADRTEETPDKPTPAGGEPIVFGPNGIVVKARTPNQRRMVDSINRSDILFAIGPAGTGKTYTAVALAVRALKNKEIKRIILTRPAVEAGENLGFLPGDMKEKIDPYLRPLYDALDDMIPPEKLKVYLENRTIEIAPLAFMRGRTLDNCFVILDEAQNSTDMQLKMFLTRMGPSAKFIVTGDVTQVDLPKKQQSGLYTALRILADIKGIDIIYLSGEDVVRHKLVKRILEAYGDIQAS; from the coding sequence TTGAACGAATTAAAGATTGATCTTGAGAGCATTAACCCAGTAGTACTTTGGGGACCCAACAACGAATACTTCGAACTTATCAAAAGACAATTCCCTAAAATTAAAATAGTTGCGCGCGGAACAGAGGTGAAGGTGCTCGGTGATGAAACAGAACTTGGCTTGTTTAAGCAGCGCTTTGATAAAATCATCGACCATATTGAAAAGTTTCACAGCTTCAGCAGCAATGAGCTGGAGTCCTTACTCGGCGCCAGGATCACAGCCCCGGCAGACAGAACCGAAGAGACACCCGACAAACCAACTCCGGCTGGGGGCGAGCCGATCGTATTCGGCCCTAACGGGATTGTGGTAAAAGCACGTACGCCAAATCAGCGGCGTATGGTTGACAGCATTAACCGAAGTGACATCTTGTTTGCGATCGGCCCTGCCGGTACAGGTAAAACCTATACGGCTGTAGCGTTAGCTGTACGGGCGCTCAAGAATAAGGAAATTAAGCGCATCATTTTAACACGTCCGGCAGTAGAGGCGGGAGAGAACCTGGGATTCCTTCCGGGAGATATGAAAGAGAAGATTGATCCGTACCTGCGGCCATTATACGATGCCCTGGATGATATGATCCCGCCCGAAAAATTAAAAGTATACCTCGAAAACCGGACAATAGAAATCGCGCCCCTGGCTTTCATGCGTGGCAGGACCCTGGATAACTGTTTTGTTATCCTGGATGAGGCTCAGAACTCTACCGACATGCAGCTGAAGATGTTTCTGACCAGAATGGGCCCATCAGCAAAATTTATTGTCACCGGCGACGTCACACAGGTTGATCTACCCAAGAAACAACAGTCCGGCTTATATACCGCTTTAAGGATATTGGCCGATATAAAGGGGATCGATATAATCTACCTGAGTGGTGAAGATGTGGTAAGACATAAACTTGTTAAGCGTATACTGGAAGCGTACGGCGATATCCAGGCGAGCTGA
- a CDS encoding ComEA family DNA-binding protein has protein sequence MNFKRISGLPLFLSICICNSYAQIENERETEVVIESVAGNLDENYDYSELQEHLEQYLKNPLDLNTASMEDLKEFIFLSPIQINNLLRHRLENGNFAELQELQTIDAFDPETISKLLPYITLKRRESLKDLRLNDLRRRSDNDLMFTYSQPLQKQQGYLLSDSAGHSHYEGNNVRFLTRYRYHFGKKLFAALTMEKDAGEKLFPGQTGLDFNSVTIFYKGEGRIRKLVLGDYLLQFGQGLGMWSGLSFGKGAAIASIAKQQSGLKAYTSTNEVQFLRGTAASVGFGKFEVTPFISTRRVDGSLSEEDSSGVVQSIVSLGQSGLHRTATEIENHNSIQQTVYGSNIQYSDNSFRAGAVVYKTGFNKEFQPGKYLYDQFGFTGSSITNVSFYYNYNLQNTYFFGEVAHTPGYGFAWSNGAMVALSKEVSAVILYRHYQKNFYSFFSQGVSEGSPGTAEDGLYTGLVISPDPKTEFLIYTDVFRFPWLKYGVDAPSRGYEAFSQFSYSPRKSFKLTLRYKLKNKPENDDGNQTVHFLQDVQKQNFRVELNYKTGSFQLRSRVEAALYKKGQAREQGLLMYQDVIYKPMKSRVSGNLRLALFDTDGFNSRVYAFENDLLYSYSIPGYQNGGVRFYLNAKYGINRNTDLSARYAISSYTNCEEIGSGLDKINGRNKSDFKMQLRFQF, from the coding sequence ATGAATTTTAAGAGAATCAGTGGTCTTCCTTTATTCTTGTCAATCTGCATCTGCAACTCATACGCGCAAATAGAAAATGAACGCGAAACGGAAGTCGTAATTGAATCAGTAGCCGGGAACTTGGATGAGAACTATGACTACTCGGAGTTGCAGGAACATCTGGAGCAGTATCTTAAGAATCCGCTTGATCTGAATACCGCTTCCATGGAAGATCTGAAAGAATTTATATTTCTGAGTCCCATTCAAATAAATAATTTATTGAGACATCGTTTGGAGAATGGCAATTTTGCAGAACTGCAGGAGCTGCAAACTATCGATGCCTTCGACCCCGAAACGATTAGTAAACTACTCCCTTATATCACATTGAAGCGCAGAGAAAGCCTAAAAGACTTACGGCTCAATGATCTTCGCCGCAGGAGCGACAATGATCTGATGTTCACTTACTCACAGCCTCTTCAAAAACAACAAGGGTATTTGCTTTCGGATAGCGCAGGGCACTCTCATTATGAGGGGAACAATGTTCGTTTTCTTACACGCTACCGTTATCATTTCGGAAAGAAGCTCTTCGCAGCGCTCACTATGGAGAAGGATGCCGGAGAAAAACTCTTTCCAGGACAAACAGGACTGGATTTCAATTCTGTAACTATATTCTACAAGGGTGAAGGCAGGATCAGGAAACTCGTTCTAGGTGATTATTTGCTGCAATTTGGGCAGGGTCTTGGCATGTGGTCGGGATTGAGTTTTGGCAAGGGTGCGGCAATTGCGTCAATAGCAAAGCAACAAAGCGGGCTAAAGGCTTATACCTCGACCAATGAAGTACAGTTCTTAAGGGGCACAGCAGCTAGTGTTGGCTTCGGAAAGTTTGAGGTCACGCCATTTATTTCTACGAGAAGAGTGGATGGATCGTTATCTGAGGAGGATTCATCGGGTGTTGTCCAGAGTATTGTTTCATTAGGTCAAAGCGGACTTCACCGTACAGCGACGGAGATAGAGAATCATAATAGTATTCAACAAACGGTATATGGCTCAAATATCCAATATTCAGATAATTCTTTTCGGGCCGGCGCTGTTGTATACAAAACTGGTTTCAATAAGGAATTTCAGCCAGGAAAGTATCTGTACGATCAATTTGGTTTTACCGGTTCGTCGATAACGAATGTCAGCTTTTACTATAACTATAATTTGCAAAATACCTATTTCTTTGGGGAAGTCGCCCATACTCCTGGTTATGGATTTGCGTGGTCGAACGGGGCAATGGTCGCGCTTTCTAAAGAGGTCTCAGCCGTGATACTTTACAGGCACTATCAAAAAAACTTTTATTCTTTTTTCAGCCAGGGCGTGTCGGAAGGTAGCCCAGGCACCGCTGAAGATGGTCTTTATACCGGACTTGTGATCAGCCCGGATCCTAAAACTGAATTCTTGATTTATACTGATGTATTTAGATTTCCCTGGCTGAAGTACGGAGTGGACGCGCCGTCGCGGGGGTATGAAGCGTTTTCACAGTTTTCTTATTCTCCACGTAAGAGTTTTAAACTTACTTTAAGGTATAAGCTAAAAAACAAACCGGAGAATGATGATGGAAATCAAACAGTCCACTTCCTGCAGGATGTCCAAAAACAGAATTTCAGAGTTGAGCTCAATTATAAAACCGGATCATTTCAGCTCAGGAGCAGGGTAGAAGCAGCTCTTTATAAAAAAGGTCAGGCAAGAGAACAAGGTCTGTTGATGTACCAGGATGTCATTTACAAACCGATGAAATCCAGGGTAAGCGGGAACTTAAGACTAGCCTTATTTGATACGGATGGTTTTAATTCACGAGTTTATGCATTTGAAAATGACCTCTTGTATAGTTATTCCATTCCCGGGTACCAAAATGGCGGCGTACGCTTTTATCTGAACGCAAAATACGGGATAAATCGAAATACAGACCTGTCCGCAAGATATGCTATCAGCAGTTATACAAATTGCGAAGAGATAGGTTCGGGACTGGATAAGATAAATGGTCGTAACAAATCGGATTTTAAAATGCAGCTTCGATTTCAATTTTAA
- a CDS encoding putative quinol monooxygenase: MITRVVKMAFQPEKSEEFLHIFYETQRVIIHQFEGCVKLDLLRDSKNPDLYFTLSYWRSEEDLETYRSSEYFKTTWPSLRKLFSERAQAWTLTPQ; this comes from the coding sequence ATGATTACACGAGTAGTTAAAATGGCTTTTCAGCCCGAAAAAAGTGAGGAGTTTCTTCACATCTTTTACGAGACCCAGCGTGTTATTATCCATCAATTTGAAGGTTGTGTAAAACTCGACCTCCTGCGGGATAGCAAAAACCCTGATCTCTATTTCACGTTAAGTTACTGGCGCTCTGAAGAAGATCTGGAAACGTACAGATCGTCGGAGTATTTCAAAACCACCTGGCCTTCTCTCAGAAAACTTTTCTCTGAAAGAGCTCAGGCATGGACGCTCACACCGCAGTAG
- a CDS encoding ComEC/Rec2 family competence protein codes for MDFTGGMIFIRILLPAIAGTWIGLSLPASGFIVAVFLTVCLFLFIMLIACHCWYRRLKLYLHRWLPGLIVQVLVVFVFSSIALSRNPLLRDDHFSKNKADVLIAEISSEPNLSNKIWRFEVSVRQGLREDCFVPLSGKMLITVYADTSGRNYGNGDYLLLPYDFSETQVSLNPFEFNYKQYLANKGIFHQAFFYSNRLKTLNISAKKSLGCLVLTLRQRMVWKFKQYINNEDAAAIGSTLILGYKASLSEEILNAYSRTGVMHVLSVSGMHVAMLLVMLTCILWFLRQRKGLRVLQSLLIILIIWFYSFLTGFSAAVCRAALMISFVIIGRAFNRDNNSTNSVAASAVILLVYNPCFLKDIGFQLSFLAVFGLIYLYPMVYKLVVIQNWIGDKLWSFTAISLSAQIFTFPLCMYYFNQFPLYFLISNLFIVLPVTLVMYAGIAFMLIPFEPLSKVLGWILEKTIVFINEGLFLIERFPYSAIHSQRFGFWYYASIYLIIALLIFSFQYKRKLFFYGSLLVVFLLTSVSSLQSLRQEQKKSIMFFSVRKNIAVGFFNGRKGDIVTGLNRNSKAFTYSVSPLIDARNLRINNCYPITAGFNNNCLFSDGHFYQFLGCRLLIWDRTFNFKCYKRKAVVQHLLLSGNPVIDIKSLRQYVQFDSLIIGGDNSDYRVRKWTREAGVLGIKYYVLKNAPAIELSL; via the coding sequence ATGGATTTTACAGGCGGTATGATATTCATAAGGATACTTCTTCCTGCAATTGCCGGGACATGGATCGGGCTTTCCTTGCCTGCTTCCGGGTTTATAGTCGCGGTATTTCTGACTGTATGCCTGTTCCTCTTCATTATGCTGATTGCATGCCATTGCTGGTACCGTCGTTTGAAACTTTATTTGCATCGCTGGCTGCCCGGATTAATTGTGCAAGTCCTGGTTGTGTTTGTATTCAGCTCTATAGCCTTAAGCCGCAATCCACTACTACGCGATGATCATTTTAGTAAGAACAAAGCCGATGTACTGATTGCCGAAATCAGCTCAGAGCCAAATCTTTCTAATAAAATATGGAGGTTTGAAGTATCAGTCAGGCAGGGACTAAGAGAAGATTGCTTTGTCCCTTTAAGTGGTAAAATGTTGATTACGGTTTATGCCGATACGTCAGGCAGAAATTATGGAAATGGCGACTACCTACTACTTCCATATGACTTTAGTGAAACACAAGTTTCCCTGAACCCTTTTGAATTTAATTATAAGCAATATCTTGCTAACAAAGGCATTTTTCATCAGGCCTTTTTTTACAGCAACAGACTAAAAACGTTAAATATATCTGCCAAAAAGAGCCTTGGTTGCCTCGTTCTAACATTGAGGCAAAGAATGGTATGGAAATTTAAACAATATATTAATAATGAAGATGCGGCAGCCATTGGGTCGACTCTCATACTTGGGTACAAAGCGAGCTTAAGTGAGGAAATCTTAAATGCTTATTCAAGAACTGGCGTCATGCATGTGTTGTCAGTATCAGGTATGCATGTGGCTATGCTGTTGGTTATGCTGACCTGTATTTTATGGTTTCTGAGACAACGAAAAGGATTGAGGGTATTACAATCGCTGTTGATTATTCTGATCATCTGGTTTTACTCATTCCTAACCGGTTTCTCTGCTGCTGTTTGCCGGGCTGCACTTATGATTAGCTTTGTGATAATCGGGAGAGCTTTTAACCGCGACAATAATTCCACTAACAGTGTTGCAGCATCAGCCGTAATCCTTTTAGTGTATAATCCATGCTTTTTAAAAGATATAGGATTTCAGTTGTCTTTTTTAGCTGTGTTCGGTCTGATATACTTATATCCAATGGTATACAAATTAGTTGTGATTCAGAATTGGATAGGAGATAAGCTATGGTCGTTTACTGCCATATCGCTTTCAGCGCAGATATTTACCTTTCCGCTATGCATGTATTACTTCAACCAATTCCCGCTATATTTTCTTATTAGCAACTTATTTATCGTATTACCGGTTACTCTGGTAATGTACGCCGGGATTGCGTTTATGTTAATCCCTTTTGAACCCCTCTCAAAAGTCCTCGGCTGGATCCTTGAGAAAACGATTGTCTTTATAAACGAGGGATTGTTCCTAATTGAAAGGTTTCCTTATTCGGCTATTCACAGCCAAAGGTTCGGCTTCTGGTATTATGCTTCTATCTATCTCATTATTGCATTGTTAATCTTTTCCTTCCAATATAAAAGAAAATTGTTTTTCTACGGCTCACTATTGGTCGTCTTTCTTCTTACCTCAGTAAGTTCACTACAATCCCTGCGACAGGAACAAAAGAAGAGTATCATGTTTTTCAGCGTGCGAAAGAATATTGCAGTAGGCTTTTTTAATGGAAGGAAAGGCGATATAGTTACGGGTCTTAACAGAAACAGCAAAGCCTTTACTTACTCTGTTAGTCCGTTGATTGATGCAAGGAACCTTAGAATAAACAATTGCTATCCTATCACTGCAGGGTTCAATAACAACTGCTTGTTTTCCGACGGACATTTTTATCAGTTCCTGGGATGCCGTTTACTGATCTGGGACAGGACATTTAACTTTAAGTGCTATAAAAGAAAGGCCGTGGTTCAGCATCTGTTACTTAGCGGAAATCCTGTTATCGACATCAAGAGCCTGCGGCAATATGTGCAGTTTGACAGCCTTATAATAGGGGGCGACAATTCAGATTACCGTGTAAGAAAGTGGACGAGAGAAGCAGGGGTACTTGGAATTAAATACTATGTATTGAAGAATGCACCGGCGATTGAATTGTCTTTATAG
- a CDS encoding MlaD family protein, translated as MKITNETKVGILAAVAIAILILGYSFLKGNDVFSREQELYAAYDNVEGLAVSNPVLVNGFQIGRVSNLRLLENGRIMAQLKINPDYEIPRNTVARLESTSLLGSKAIVFELGNSSKYAVSGDTLNSNIQKDLLQQVKPVQQKAEAMITRLDSILTSLNNTISPEFQQNFNSSFASIAHILQTLESTTRKVDGMVGTQGNRLTAIFANLESISGNFKNNNQRISAIMGNLETVTDKFARANFDQTIRNADKAVADMQAAVNKVNAGQGSLGKLINDDGLYNNLNNAAENLDKLMLDLKAHPGRYVSFSVFGGKKD; from the coding sequence ATGAAAATTACTAATGAAACTAAGGTTGGTATACTGGCAGCAGTTGCCATTGCTATTTTAATCCTTGGATACAGTTTCCTTAAGGGAAACGATGTTTTCTCCAGAGAGCAGGAATTGTATGCTGCTTACGACAATGTTGAGGGTCTGGCGGTCTCTAATCCAGTGCTCGTAAATGGCTTCCAGATCGGGCGGGTATCTAATTTAAGATTACTGGAAAACGGACGGATCATGGCGCAGCTTAAGATTAATCCCGACTACGAGATCCCGCGAAATACGGTGGCCAGGCTGGAAAGCACCAGCCTGCTGGGTAGCAAAGCCATTGTTTTTGAGCTTGGCAACAGTAGCAAATATGCTGTGAGCGGCGACACACTGAATTCCAATATCCAGAAAGACCTCTTACAGCAGGTAAAACCGGTTCAGCAGAAGGCAGAAGCGATGATCACACGTCTCGACTCGATCCTTACTTCTTTAAATAATACAATTAGCCCTGAGTTCCAGCAAAACTTTAACAGTAGTTTTGCCAGCATCGCTCATATTTTACAAACGCTTGAATCTACTACGCGTAAGGTTGATGGCATGGTGGGAACGCAGGGAAACCGTCTCACTGCTATTTTTGCTAACCTCGAATCGATATCGGGTAACTTCAAGAATAATAACCAGCGCATCAGCGCCATTATGGGTAACCTGGAAACTGTAACTGATAAGTTTGCAAGAGCTAACTTTGACCAGACGATCCGCAATGCTGACAAAGCGGTGGCCGATATGCAGGCAGCGGTTAATAAGGTAAACGCAGGCCAGGGATCCTTAGGCAAACTGATTAACGACGACGGCTTATATAATAACCTGAATAATGCTGCTGAGAACCTTGATAAGCTGATGCTTGATCTGAAAGCCCATCCAGGCCGCTACGTAAGTTTCTCGGTGTTCGGCGGTAAAAAAGATTAA
- a CDS encoding SAM hydrolase/SAM-dependent halogenase family protein produces the protein MAVITLTTDLGYKDFYQAALKGSILTIMPEVNIVDITHNISAFNIPQAAFVLKNAFHYFPKGTVHLIGVNSVYNENTRYLAVKYRGHYFVGSDNGIFSLMFEERPSEIVELNIMQDLKFLHFPLTDIFTKASCHLAAGGSTREIGIPIAELEEKVNLQPVIEKDIIKGSVIYIDSFQNVITNISKDLFSQVQRNRPFTLNFKRNETLSHLSWHYNEVPEGEKLCLFGISNYLEIAINKGNASGLLGLHLGDIVRVEFHS, from the coding sequence ATGGCTGTAATTACTTTAACGACCGATCTCGGTTACAAAGATTTTTACCAGGCTGCTCTTAAAGGAAGCATTCTGACCATCATGCCGGAGGTGAATATCGTTGATATTACTCATAATATTTCTGCATTTAACATCCCCCAGGCTGCTTTCGTTTTAAAAAATGCTTTTCATTATTTCCCTAAAGGAACAGTTCACCTCATTGGTGTAAATTCGGTTTATAATGAGAATACCAGATACCTCGCAGTAAAATACAGGGGCCATTACTTTGTTGGCTCAGACAATGGTATTTTCTCACTGATGTTTGAAGAAAGGCCGAGCGAAATTGTGGAACTGAATATTATGCAGGACCTTAAATTTCTTCATTTCCCATTAACGGATATCTTTACAAAGGCATCGTGTCACCTGGCTGCCGGCGGAAGTACCAGAGAAATAGGAATTCCGATTGCGGAGCTGGAAGAAAAAGTTAACCTGCAGCCTGTTATTGAAAAAGATATTATCAAGGGAAGCGTTATATACATTGATTCTTTTCAGAATGTAATTACCAACATTTCGAAAGACTTGTTCAGTCAGGTCCAGAGAAACCGGCCATTTACTCTTAATTTCAAGAGGAATGAGACCTTGTCGCACCTAAGCTGGCACTACAATGAAGTACCGGAAGGCGAAAAACTCTGTCTGTTCGGTATTAGTAATTATCTGGAAATAGCTATTAATAAAGGGAATGCAAGCGGCTTACTGGGCTTGCACCTAGGAGACATCGTTAGAGTAGAATTTCATTCATGA
- a CDS encoding ribonuclease Z — translation MRFDVTILGSSSATPIFNRNPTAQILNINERLFLIDCGEGTQQQLLRYGIKSQRINQIFISHLHGDHYLGLVGLLSSLHLNGRVKPMSIFGPPELKEILDIQFKYSQTELRYPINFQATHTESSELIFENNDVMVETIILEHRIPCTGFKFTQKKRLRKIIREKVEALNIPLDMIPLIKRGMDYTDSKGLVYLSADLTTDPDEPKTYAYCSDTICNWKYLDQIKGADTLYHESTFMHDMLQRAEDTFHTTSLQAAEVALRAEAKQLLLGHFSARYRELEPMLLEARSLFPNSKLAIEGHTFEI, via the coding sequence ATGAGGTTTGATGTTACTATTCTTGGAAGCAGTTCTGCGACACCCATTTTTAACCGAAATCCAACTGCACAGATTCTCAATATAAACGAAAGACTTTTCCTTATAGACTGTGGCGAAGGTACCCAGCAGCAGTTGTTGCGTTATGGAATTAAATCACAGCGAATAAACCAGATATTCATTAGCCACTTACATGGCGACCATTACCTGGGCCTGGTAGGTTTACTCTCCTCATTGCATCTGAACGGACGAGTCAAGCCAATGAGCATTTTCGGTCCTCCAGAGCTCAAAGAGATCCTTGATATTCAATTCAAATATTCGCAAACCGAGTTGCGGTATCCCATCAACTTCCAGGCTACACACACCGAGAGCTCTGAACTGATCTTCGAGAACAACGACGTGATGGTAGAGACCATAATTCTCGAGCACCGGATACCCTGCACCGGATTCAAATTTACACAGAAGAAGAGGCTGCGGAAGATCATCCGCGAGAAAGTAGAAGCCCTTAATATTCCCCTCGACATGATTCCGCTGATAAAGCGAGGAATGGACTACACAGATAGTAAAGGGTTGGTGTATTTGTCAGCCGATCTCACTACTGATCCCGACGAACCAAAAACATACGCTTACTGTTCTGATACCATCTGTAACTGGAAATACCTCGATCAGATAAAAGGAGCGGATACGTTATATCATGAGTCGACCTTTATGCATGATATGCTGCAAAGGGCAGAAGACACCTTTCATACCACCTCGCTGCAGGCCGCTGAAGTGGCATTGCGGGCAGAGGCAAAGCAACTGCTTTTAGGCCATTTTTCTGCACGGTACCGTGAGCTGGAGCCCATGCTTCTGGAAGCGAGAAGCCTCTTCCCAAATTCAAAGCTGGCCATTGAAGGCCATACCTTTGAGATTTAA